The genomic interval GTAGAAGATCGTCCCGGGCTCCGATCGGAGCACGTCGAGGGCGCTCGCGAGCCGGTCCGGCTCGAACTCGTCATCGTCGTCCAGGAACGCGATCCATGGGGCGCGCGTCCGATCGATCGCCGCGAGCAACCACCGCCCGATCCGCGGCTCGCCGCTCCGGACGAAGGCGACCCCGCGCGCGCCGTAACGCTCGACGAGGTCCGGGGCGTCCAGATCCGTCAGCACGACGACCTCGAAGCGGGAGCGCTCGAGCCGCTGCGCGAGCACCGAGTCGATCGCGCGCTCGACGAACTCGGAGCGGCGGTACGCCCCGACGATGACCGATACCTCCGGCGTCGGACCGACGGGGACCTCGGGGTTCATGGCGCGGCCAGGGCCCCGGAGAGCCGCGTTGCCTCGGGCGACCCGTCGGGGAGGAGTCGCCGGGCGAGCTCGGCGGTCGCGAGCTCGAGCAGCGGCTCGAGGTTCACGGTGTCGGCCCGGTTGTAGCGGACGAGGCGTTCGAGGGCGGCGAGGTTCCCCCGGCGGTACTCCTGCCACAGGCGGACCGCGTCGAGTCCGTGGATCCCCTCCACGCCGGCGCGGCTGCCGACGCCGAGCCGCTCCTCGATCCGCTTGAGCCCGCCGGCCTGGCCGAGCCGGTAGAGGAGGAACCGCAGGTCGATGTGCACGGGCGGGACGAGCAGCTGCGGGAACGTCGCCTCGAGGAACGGGACGTCGAACTGGCGGCCGTTGAACGTCACGAGCACTCCGAAGCGCCGCAGGTAGGCGGGCAGCTCCTCGAGGTC from Thermoplasmata archaeon carries:
- a CDS encoding ribonuclease H-like domain-containing protein — protein: MLRATFCHLPGIGPVGEARLWSAGVRDWGTLAERLDGLGLASGSNARVRAELAESERAFGAADSAWFGRRLPEREHWRLYPSFRERTAFLDIETTGLSPYAGIVTVVAVHGGGGTRSFVAGDDLEELPAYLRRFGVLVTFNGRQFDVPFLEATFPQLLVPPVHIDLRFLLYRLGQAGGLKRIEERLGVGSRAGVEGIHGLDAVRLWQEYRRGNLAALERLVRYNRADTVNLEPLLELATAELARRLLPDGSPEATRLSGALAAP